One stretch of Orcinus orca chromosome 15, mOrcOrc1.1, whole genome shotgun sequence DNA includes these proteins:
- the DERL3 gene encoding derlin-3 isoform X1: MAWQGMATEFLQVPAVTRTYTAACVLTTAAVQLELLSPFQLYFNPHLVFRKFQVWRLVTNFLFFGPLGFSFFFNMLFVFRYCRLLEEGSFRGRTADFVFMFLFGGVLMILLGLLGSLFFLGQALTAMLVYVWSRRSPRVRVNFFGLLTFQAPFLPWALMGFSMLLGNSILVDLLGIVVGHIYYFLEDVFPNQPGGKRLLLTPGFLKLLLDAPEEDPNYLPLPEEQPGPLQQ; this comes from the exons ATGGCGTGGCAGGGGATGGCGACCGAGTTCCTGCAGGTGCCGGCGGTGACGCGGACCTACACCGCAGCCTGCGTCCTCACCACCGCCGCCGTG CAGCTGGAACTCCTCAGCCCTTTCCAGCTCTACTTTAATCCGCACCTCGTGTTCCGGAAGTTCCAG GTCTGGAGGCTCGTCACCAACTTCCTCTTCTTCGGGCCCCTGGGATTCAGCTTCTTCTTCAACATGCTCTTCGT GTTTCGCTACTGCCGTCTGCTGGAGGAGGGTTCCTTCCGCGGCCGCACGGCCGACTTCGTCTTCATGTTTCTCTTCGGGGGTGTCCTTATGATC ctgctggggctcctgggcagcCTCTTCTTCCTGGGCCAGGCCCTCACAGCCATGCTGGTATACGTATGGAGCCGCCGCAGCCCCCGGGTGAGGGTCAACTTCTTCGGCCTCCTCACCTTCCAGGCGCCATTCCTGCCCTGGGCGCTCATGGGCTTCTCAATGCTGCTGGGCAACTCAATCCTCGTGGACCTCCTGG GGATCGTTGTGGGCCACATCTACTATTTCCTGGAGGACGTCTTCCCCAACCAGCCTGGCGGCAAGAGGCTGCTGCTGACCCCTGGCTTCCT GAAGCTGTTACTGGATGCCCCAGAGGAGGACCCCAATTACCTGCCCCTCCCTGAGGAGCAGCCAGGACCCCTGCAGCAGTGA
- the DERL3 gene encoding derlin-3 isoform X3 — MAWQGMATEFLQVPAVTRTYTAACVLTTAAVQLELLSPFQLYFNPHLVFRKFQVWRLVTNFLFFGPLGFSFFFNMLFVFRYCRLLEEGSFRGRTADFVFMFLFGGVLMILLGLLGSLFFLGQALTAMLVYVWSRRSPRVRVNFFGLLTFQAPFLPWALMGFSMLLGNSILVDLLGIVVGHIYYFLEDVFPNQPGGKRLLLTPGFLTRLGLIIQGPAGSRERRRSCPA; from the exons ATGGCGTGGCAGGGGATGGCGACCGAGTTCCTGCAGGTGCCGGCGGTGACGCGGACCTACACCGCAGCCTGCGTCCTCACCACCGCCGCCGTG CAGCTGGAACTCCTCAGCCCTTTCCAGCTCTACTTTAATCCGCACCTCGTGTTCCGGAAGTTCCAG GTCTGGAGGCTCGTCACCAACTTCCTCTTCTTCGGGCCCCTGGGATTCAGCTTCTTCTTCAACATGCTCTTCGT GTTTCGCTACTGCCGTCTGCTGGAGGAGGGTTCCTTCCGCGGCCGCACGGCCGACTTCGTCTTCATGTTTCTCTTCGGGGGTGTCCTTATGATC ctgctggggctcctgggcagcCTCTTCTTCCTGGGCCAGGCCCTCACAGCCATGCTGGTATACGTATGGAGCCGCCGCAGCCCCCGGGTGAGGGTCAACTTCTTCGGCCTCCTCACCTTCCAGGCGCCATTCCTGCCCTGGGCGCTCATGGGCTTCTCAATGCTGCTGGGCAACTCAATCCTCGTGGACCTCCTGG GGATCGTTGTGGGCCACATCTACTATTTCCTGGAGGACGTCTTCCCCAACCAGCCTGGCGGCAAGAGGCTGCTGCTGACCCCTGGCTTCCT
- the DERL3 gene encoding derlin-3 isoform X4, translated as MAWQGMATEFLQVPAVTRTYTAACVLTTAAVVWRLVTNFLFFGPLGFSFFFNMLFVFRYCRLLEEGSFRGRTADFVFMFLFGGVLMILLGLLGSLFFLGQALTAMLVYVWSRRSPRVRVNFFGLLTFQAPFLPWALMGFSMLLGNSILVDLLGIVVGHIYYFLEDVFPNQPGGKRLLLTPGFLKLLLDAPEEDPNYLPLPEEQPGPLQQ; from the exons ATGGCGTGGCAGGGGATGGCGACCGAGTTCCTGCAGGTGCCGGCGGTGACGCGGACCTACACCGCAGCCTGCGTCCTCACCACCGCCGCCGTG GTCTGGAGGCTCGTCACCAACTTCCTCTTCTTCGGGCCCCTGGGATTCAGCTTCTTCTTCAACATGCTCTTCGT GTTTCGCTACTGCCGTCTGCTGGAGGAGGGTTCCTTCCGCGGCCGCACGGCCGACTTCGTCTTCATGTTTCTCTTCGGGGGTGTCCTTATGATC ctgctggggctcctgggcagcCTCTTCTTCCTGGGCCAGGCCCTCACAGCCATGCTGGTATACGTATGGAGCCGCCGCAGCCCCCGGGTGAGGGTCAACTTCTTCGGCCTCCTCACCTTCCAGGCGCCATTCCTGCCCTGGGCGCTCATGGGCTTCTCAATGCTGCTGGGCAACTCAATCCTCGTGGACCTCCTGG GGATCGTTGTGGGCCACATCTACTATTTCCTGGAGGACGTCTTCCCCAACCAGCCTGGCGGCAAGAGGCTGCTGCTGACCCCTGGCTTCCT GAAGCTGTTACTGGATGCCCCAGAGGAGGACCCCAATTACCTGCCCCTCCCTGAGGAGCAGCCAGGACCCCTGCAGCAGTGA
- the DERL3 gene encoding derlin-3 isoform X2 — translation MAWQGMATEFLQVPAVTRTYTAACVLTTAAVLELLSPFQLYFNPHLVFRKFQVWRLVTNFLFFGPLGFSFFFNMLFVFRYCRLLEEGSFRGRTADFVFMFLFGGVLMILLGLLGSLFFLGQALTAMLVYVWSRRSPRVRVNFFGLLTFQAPFLPWALMGFSMLLGNSILVDLLGIVVGHIYYFLEDVFPNQPGGKRLLLTPGFLKLLLDAPEEDPNYLPLPEEQPGPLQQ, via the exons ATGGCGTGGCAGGGGATGGCGACCGAGTTCCTGCAGGTGCCGGCGGTGACGCGGACCTACACCGCAGCCTGCGTCCTCACCACCGCCGCCGTG CTGGAACTCCTCAGCCCTTTCCAGCTCTACTTTAATCCGCACCTCGTGTTCCGGAAGTTCCAG GTCTGGAGGCTCGTCACCAACTTCCTCTTCTTCGGGCCCCTGGGATTCAGCTTCTTCTTCAACATGCTCTTCGT GTTTCGCTACTGCCGTCTGCTGGAGGAGGGTTCCTTCCGCGGCCGCACGGCCGACTTCGTCTTCATGTTTCTCTTCGGGGGTGTCCTTATGATC ctgctggggctcctgggcagcCTCTTCTTCCTGGGCCAGGCCCTCACAGCCATGCTGGTATACGTATGGAGCCGCCGCAGCCCCCGGGTGAGGGTCAACTTCTTCGGCCTCCTCACCTTCCAGGCGCCATTCCTGCCCTGGGCGCTCATGGGCTTCTCAATGCTGCTGGGCAACTCAATCCTCGTGGACCTCCTGG GGATCGTTGTGGGCCACATCTACTATTTCCTGGAGGACGTCTTCCCCAACCAGCCTGGCGGCAAGAGGCTGCTGCTGACCCCTGGCTTCCT GAAGCTGTTACTGGATGCCCCAGAGGAGGACCCCAATTACCTGCCCCTCCCTGAGGAGCAGCCAGGACCCCTGCAGCAGTGA